DNA from Metabacillus flavus:
CATCCACTCTATTGAAAGAATATCTCCAATCAGTCAGCAAAATTCAACTGTATCCTTCCGTTTCAGGGTGCACTGCTCCAAAGGCACGTATGTCCGGACTCTTGCTGTGATGATAGGGGAAAAGCTCGGATTGCCCGCCCACATGTCCCATCTGATTCGCACGGCTTCAGGCAAATTTACGCTGGATCAGTGCTTAACCTTTGAAGAGATCGAACAAAAACTTGCTGATGAAACTCTACATTTAATCCCGATTTCCGAGGCGCTCAATCATTTGCCGAAATGGGTGATAAATGATACATTAGCAGAGAAAGTGAAAAATGGCGCGGTGCTGCCGGTCCCTGAAGACCATAAAGATATTGATCCTGAAACGCGTGTTGCCGTTTATGATGAACAGGGTGTATGTCTGGCAATTTATCAGAAGCACCCGGAAAAACCGTCGTTTAAACCGGCAAAAGTACTTTTTATTGACTAATTCATATGATAGCCGGAGCTTCCGGCTTATAAGAAAAGGTGAAGGATTTCGTGCAAACGTTCAAGATCTCGCATCCGCATCAAATAAAGAAATCAGAAATAAGTGAAACGGTCCTGGCGCTGGGCTACTTTGATGGAGTACATAAAGGTCATCAGGCGGTCATTCAGACAGCCCGTGATAAAGCGAATGAAAACGGCTTTAAATGGGGCGTCATGACCTTTCATCCTCATCCTTCCGTTGTCCTGAGAAAACAGCAGATTCCGGAAGCAATTACACCATTAGAAGATAAAATTGAAATGATTGATAAACTTGGCGCAGATTATTTGTTTATAGTGGAGTTCTCAGAAGCTTTTTCAGCGCTTGAGCCTCAGGAATTTATTGATCAGT
Protein-coding regions in this window:
- the truB gene encoding tRNA pseudouridine(55) synthase TruB, producing MDGVLLVRKPAGLTSHDCVYKARKLFKTKKAGHTGTLDPDVTGVLPICMGRATKIVEYLTASSKTYEAEVTLGFSTTTEDASGEVVQKAAVDEKPEDKLIDDLLKEFIGEIEQIPPMYSAVKINGKKLYEYARKGIEVERPSRLITIHSIERISPISQQNSTVSFRFRVHCSKGTYVRTLAVMIGEKLGLPAHMSHLIRTASGKFTLDQCLTFEEIEQKLADETLHLIPISEALNHLPKWVINDTLAEKVKNGAVLPVPEDHKDIDPETRVAVYDEQGVCLAIYQKHPEKPSFKPAKVLFID